The Burkholderia pyrrocinia genome has a segment encoding these proteins:
- a CDS encoding cryptochrome/photolyase family protein, giving the protein MPAKSSVAPAIVWFRDDLRVTDQPALTRAVESGRPLVCVFVDDSGAGAGRPPGGAARWWLHGALAGLDAALARHGGRLLLLRGDAQREIERVVHDTGAAAVYWNRRYAQPQRDADAALKVSLKARGVTVESSNGSLLNEPWEVLTGSGAPYQVFTAYWRAARRDRTVAAPLPEPEWIVFQPWPETVRDRALALDALALRPPVPDWAGGLRDAWPAPDEAGAHERLDAFLTASLAGYADARDRPDRPATSRLSPFLRFGNVSPRQVWHAVQGAANAGGAAYAADADKFLSELGWREFSYALLYHFPALATDNFRAQFDAMPWRDDAAALRAWQRGRTGYPLVDAGLRELWTTGWMHNRVRMVVASFLVKHLLIDWRAGEAWFWDTLVDADPANNAASWQWVAGCGVDAAPYFRIFNPVAQGQKFDPDGAYVRRWVPELAGLDNASIHAPWAASPLQLDAAGVRLGVDYPAPLVDHAAARARALDALAALPKRR; this is encoded by the coding sequence GTGCCCGCCAAGTCGTCCGTTGCTCCCGCGATCGTCTGGTTCCGAGACGATCTGCGCGTGACCGACCAGCCCGCGCTGACGCGCGCGGTCGAGTCAGGCCGGCCGCTCGTCTGCGTGTTCGTCGACGACTCGGGCGCCGGCGCGGGTCGCCCGCCGGGCGGCGCAGCGCGCTGGTGGCTGCACGGGGCGCTGGCCGGGCTCGACGCCGCGCTCGCGCGTCACGGCGGGCGCCTGTTGCTGTTGCGCGGCGACGCGCAGCGCGAGATCGAGCGCGTCGTGCACGACACGGGCGCGGCGGCCGTGTACTGGAACCGCCGCTACGCGCAGCCGCAGCGCGACGCCGATGCGGCGCTGAAGGTGTCGCTCAAGGCGCGCGGCGTCACGGTCGAGAGCAGCAACGGCAGCCTGCTGAACGAGCCGTGGGAGGTGCTGACGGGCAGCGGCGCGCCGTACCAGGTATTCACCGCGTACTGGCGAGCGGCGCGCCGCGACCGCACGGTCGCCGCGCCGCTGCCGGAACCGGAATGGATCGTGTTTCAACCGTGGCCGGAAACCGTGCGTGACCGTGCGCTGGCGCTCGACGCGCTCGCGTTGCGCCCGCCCGTGCCGGACTGGGCCGGCGGCCTGCGCGACGCGTGGCCCGCGCCCGACGAGGCCGGTGCGCACGAACGGCTCGACGCGTTCCTGACGGCGTCGCTCGCCGGCTACGCGGATGCGCGCGATCGTCCCGACCGTCCCGCGACGAGCCGGCTGTCGCCGTTCCTGCGCTTCGGCAACGTATCGCCGCGACAGGTGTGGCACGCGGTGCAGGGCGCCGCGAATGCAGGCGGCGCGGCGTATGCAGCAGACGCCGACAAGTTCCTGAGCGAGCTCGGCTGGCGCGAATTCAGCTACGCGCTGCTGTATCACTTCCCGGCGCTCGCAACCGACAACTTCCGCGCGCAGTTCGACGCGATGCCGTGGCGTGACGATGCCGCGGCGCTGCGTGCGTGGCAGCGCGGCCGGACCGGCTATCCGCTCGTCGATGCGGGCCTGCGCGAGCTGTGGACGACCGGCTGGATGCACAACCGTGTGCGGATGGTCGTCGCGTCGTTCCTGGTCAAGCATCTGCTGATCGACTGGCGCGCGGGCGAAGCGTGGTTCTGGGACACGCTGGTCGACGCCGATCCCGCGAACAACGCGGCAAGCTGGCAGTGGGTGGCGGGCTGCGGCGTCGACGCCGCGCCGTATTTCCGCATCTTCAACCCGGTCGCGCAGGGCCAGAAATTCGACCCGGACGGCGCGTACGTGCGGCGCTGGGTGCCCGAACTAGCGGGCCTCGACAACGCGTCGATCCATGCGCCGTGGGCAGCGTCGCCGCTGCAGCTCGACGCGGCCGGCGTACGGCTCGGCGTCGACTATCCGGCACCGCTCGTCGATCACGCCGCCGCGCGCGCTCGCGCGCTCGATGCGCTGGCCGCATTGCCGAAACGTCGCTGA
- a CDS encoding SRPBCC domain-containing protein gives MTKSSNLVTSITVDIDAPASVVWEVLTDFPRYGEWNTFCVGFETSGKLGDFVHMQVRIPGTETVIPVNEILVAYEPERLLSWEQRPTDDNKDAARRDQYIDADGPERCRYFTTDQFLGVNADTIMQNHGAWVKQGFDQCARDVKQRAEALHAARRRNSA, from the coding sequence ATGACCAAATCCTCGAATCTCGTCACCTCGATCACCGTCGACATCGACGCGCCGGCTTCCGTCGTCTGGGAAGTGCTGACCGACTTCCCGCGCTACGGCGAATGGAACACGTTCTGCGTCGGCTTCGAAACGTCCGGCAAGCTCGGCGATTTCGTGCACATGCAGGTTCGCATCCCGGGCACGGAGACCGTGATTCCCGTCAACGAGATCCTCGTCGCCTATGAGCCCGAGCGCCTGCTGTCGTGGGAGCAGCGTCCGACCGACGACAACAAGGACGCCGCGCGCCGCGACCAGTACATCGACGCCGACGGCCCGGAGCGCTGCCGTTACTTCACGACCGACCAGTTCCTCGGCGTCAACGCGGACACGATCATGCAGAACCACGGCGCGTGGGTGAAACAGGGCTTCGACCAGTGCGCGCGCGACGTGAAGCAGCGCGCCGAAGCGCTGCATGCGGCACGCCGGCGCAACAGCGCGTGA